One genomic segment of Acinetobacter sp. C26M includes these proteins:
- a CDS encoding UvrD-helicase domain-containing protein: MNPQYPVSYQPIGDIQFEGLHLIEASAGTGKTYTLSSLMVRIFLEKYLPNQVIATTFTRAAAAELKSRIRLRLVEILEYLEPFRDVLEQDIQARALQESDPLKQQVLKNFAPRIAYACERLKLVIDQLDELFVGTLDSFSQKLLREFAFESGKIERAEITEDAKSYTRQLIHDVLREWIQTQPQQVINALYSVGGLKSVDHFVGMVESSLNFSSAQFKLPAMPEIELAQLQQWQQQAQQIDLSSLVEYFQLDGAYYVHINGASFRNNAFHKLFTESLPLLLKALNSPDNVQVFDAYFADARDAVFKFLDKFEGQKIFKKCPAEIAEGFYQHPSILQLQKLFQAVQQTQQEFEQLQVYLKAYLCIEVKKRLPQVLQQKGETTFAQQIKTLSEALKGEQGQRFAVFVQARYPLILVDEFQDTNQDQDDMLASIWRHPQRYQKGCMIMVGDRKQAIYGFRGGDMLTFLNAYQDIMAKQGREYKLVHNHRSVKELVEVVDVLFQRQMDFGEQVMYDPIQAGSRPHPALIENAQFNPQPLRWLQLQEGNEQATQVAWQIQNLLNQSYLKQLYLAGDVPIAIDEDDIAILSRSHRQLDEVQYVLERMGVRVNRPSKRSVFDSVIAQDVGALLTALLHPYDEAKLKRALLSRLFGFDLTRLLALEQSAEGLSYYIQQFDDIREMWLNQGFLSAWQRCLNQFGLWQQLVATQSKDNERAVVNLRHLTDLLSQHSEHIQGMQNLYHWYLKQLNSPSDRDWELEHKLSSEAGVQLMTIHQSKGLEFKIVFLLGANKAFAEVQKTLNFSTTEVQLPETGQIRTQRVVAVADKNFLQQTELDQHQQRALAEQNRLWYVALTRASHRVYAVFEPEKGEKNKFSGLAFWKNHGENFQHLYSTDAALILERPLALQAQQAQQQLALLAQPLPTQRFYARGKTSFSYLAQHLKHKATRSDRLANIDADFEQAEDELNLVEMDQTAGAQPIAWIKQFFPKGTLAGNFLHEIFEQIDFQQPQTWIEEIRRRFKNTYQSLWVELLQQYQQHFPEQENEEQQLYQWIAAWLAEVLKTPLNQDFQLQQLLAGQYLSECPFYLALSDRVLAMQRVQQLFVEYDIEMPELLEAKSARYLNGSIDLVYFDGQRYHIADYKSNYLGAEQLDYQQAQIAESMSLSSYWLQAALYLVALHRYLMVKLQNYDMQQHLGGASYLYLRGMNGQAQQGYFYWKPEDEFILRLDAILGYFSEDKTGKMV, encoded by the coding sequence ATGAACCCACAGTATCCAGTGTCTTATCAGCCGATTGGTGATATTCAATTTGAAGGCTTGCATTTAATTGAAGCCTCAGCAGGGACGGGGAAAACCTATACACTTTCGAGCTTGATGGTGCGGATTTTCTTAGAAAAATATCTGCCCAATCAAGTGATTGCCACCACTTTTACCCGTGCCGCAGCGGCAGAACTCAAAAGCCGTATCCGTTTGCGTCTGGTCGAGATACTTGAGTATTTAGAACCCTTTCGTGATGTACTGGAACAGGACATTCAGGCACGAGCACTACAAGAGTCTGATCCGTTAAAACAGCAGGTCTTAAAAAACTTTGCACCACGAATTGCCTATGCCTGTGAACGGCTAAAACTGGTCATCGACCAGTTAGATGAATTGTTTGTCGGGACACTGGATAGCTTTAGCCAAAAGCTATTGCGCGAGTTTGCCTTTGAAAGTGGCAAAATCGAACGGGCAGAAATTACTGAGGATGCCAAAAGCTATACCCGTCAATTGATTCATGACGTGTTGCGTGAATGGATTCAAACCCAGCCGCAGCAAGTGATTAATGCCTTATATAGTGTGGGGGGACTAAAAAGTGTTGATCATTTTGTTGGGATGGTGGAAAGCTCACTGAACTTTAGTTCAGCCCAGTTTAAATTACCTGCCATGCCTGAAATTGAGTTGGCACAATTACAGCAGTGGCAACAACAAGCACAGCAGATTGACCTGAGCAGCTTGGTTGAATACTTTCAGTTAGACGGTGCATATTATGTGCATATTAATGGCGCTTCTTTCCGTAACAATGCCTTTCATAAACTGTTTACAGAGTCACTGCCGCTGTTATTAAAAGCACTCAACAGTCCTGACAATGTACAGGTTTTTGATGCTTACTTTGCCGACGCACGTGATGCAGTATTCAAGTTTTTAGACAAGTTTGAAGGGCAAAAGATTTTTAAGAAATGTCCTGCGGAAATTGCTGAGGGCTTTTACCAACATCCGAGCATTTTGCAACTGCAAAAGCTGTTTCAAGCTGTGCAGCAGACTCAGCAAGAATTTGAGCAGCTGCAAGTTTATCTAAAAGCTTATTTGTGTATTGAAGTCAAAAAGCGACTGCCACAAGTATTACAGCAAAAAGGCGAAACCACCTTTGCCCAGCAAATCAAAACTTTGTCAGAAGCATTAAAAGGAGAGCAAGGACAACGTTTTGCTGTTTTTGTCCAAGCTCGATATCCATTGATTCTGGTGGATGAATTTCAGGATACCAACCAAGATCAAGATGATATGTTGGCCAGTATCTGGCGCCATCCACAGCGTTACCAAAAAGGCTGCATGATTATGGTCGGCGACCGTAAGCAGGCGATTTATGGTTTCCGCGGTGGAGATATGCTGACCTTTCTGAATGCTTATCAGGATATTATGGCCAAACAGGGTCGTGAGTATAAGTTGGTGCATAACCACCGTTCGGTGAAAGAACTGGTTGAAGTGGTGGATGTGCTGTTTCAGCGTCAGATGGATTTTGGTGAGCAGGTTATGTATGACCCGATTCAAGCGGGTTCACGTCCACATCCTGCTTTGATTGAAAATGCACAATTTAATCCGCAACCTTTACGTTGGTTACAACTACAAGAAGGCAATGAGCAGGCCACACAGGTGGCATGGCAGATTCAGAACTTACTCAACCAATCATATTTAAAACAATTGTATTTAGCGGGTGATGTCCCGATTGCCATTGATGAAGATGATATTGCGATTCTTTCCCGTAGCCATCGTCAGCTGGATGAAGTGCAATATGTGTTAGAACGTATGGGGGTTCGGGTTAATCGGCCATCGAAACGCAGTGTGTTTGATTCCGTGATTGCTCAGGATGTCGGAGCTTTATTGACGGCATTGCTTCATCCATATGATGAAGCCAAACTCAAGCGGGCTTTACTGAGCCGTTTATTTGGATTTGATCTCACTCGACTATTGGCATTAGAGCAAAGTGCAGAAGGCTTGAGTTATTACATTCAGCAGTTTGATGACATTCGTGAAATGTGGCTGAATCAAGGATTTTTATCGGCATGGCAGCGTTGCTTAAATCAGTTTGGCCTTTGGCAGCAACTGGTTGCCACACAAAGTAAAGACAATGAACGTGCTGTGGTAAATTTACGCCACCTCACTGATCTCTTGAGTCAGCACAGTGAACATATACAAGGGATGCAAAATCTGTATCACTGGTATTTAAAACAATTAAATTCGCCAAGTGATCGTGATTGGGAGCTTGAACACAAGCTGTCCAGTGAAGCTGGTGTGCAACTGATGACCATTCATCAGTCCAAAGGCTTGGAGTTTAAAATTGTCTTTTTACTGGGGGCGAATAAGGCTTTTGCCGAAGTGCAGAAAACACTGAATTTTTCTACCACTGAAGTTCAATTACCAGAGACAGGTCAAATACGGACTCAACGTGTAGTGGCTGTGGCCGATAAAAACTTTTTACAGCAAACTGAATTGGATCAACACCAACAACGTGCTTTGGCTGAACAAAATCGTTTGTGGTATGTGGCATTGACGCGTGCTAGCCATCGTGTATATGCAGTGTTTGAACCTGAAAAAGGCGAAAAAAATAAGTTTTCAGGTTTGGCTTTTTGGAAGAATCATGGTGAAAATTTTCAGCATCTGTACAGCACAGACGCTGCTTTGATCTTAGAGCGACCACTGGCATTACAGGCACAGCAAGCTCAACAACAGCTTGCACTCTTGGCTCAGCCTTTACCTACACAGCGTTTTTATGCGCGCGGTAAAACCAGTTTTAGTTATTTGGCCCAGCATTTGAAACATAAGGCTACTCGGTCTGATCGTTTGGCGAATATCGATGCAGATTTTGAGCAGGCAGAAGATGAATTAAATCTTGTTGAAATGGATCAGACAGCAGGTGCTCAGCCGATTGCTTGGATTAAACAATTTTTCCCCAAAGGCACTTTGGCAGGCAATTTCCTGCATGAAATTTTTGAACAGATTGATTTTCAACAACCCCAAACATGGATTGAAGAAATTCGTCGTCGTTTTAAAAATACCTATCAAAGTTTATGGGTAGAGCTGTTGCAACAATATCAGCAGCATTTTCCTGAACAGGAGAATGAAGAGCAGCAACTGTATCAATGGATTGCTGCATGGTTAGCCGAAGTTCTAAAGACACCGCTCAATCAGGATTTTCAGTTACAGCAGCTACTAGCAGGGCAATATTTATCCGAATGTCCATTCTATCTGGCTTTATCTGATCGAGTACTGGCAATGCAACGTGTACAGCAGCTTTTTGTGGAATATGACATCGAAATGCCTGAACTGTTGGAAGCAAAGTCGGCTCGATATCTGAATGGTTCAATCGATTTGGTTTACTTCGATGGGCAGCGTTATCATATTGCCGATTACAAGAGTAATTATCTGGGTGCAGAGCAATTGGATTATCAGCAGGCTCAGATTGCTGAAAGTATGTCGCTGTCGAGTTATTGGCTGCAAGCAGCTTTATATTTGGTGGCATTGCATCGTTATCTGATGGTAAAACTGCAAAATTACGATATGCAGCAACATTTAGGAGGCGCATCGTATCTGTATTTGCGCGGGATGAATGGACAAGCTCAGCAGGGCTATTTCTATTGGAAACCTGAAGATGAGTTTATCTTACGTCTAGATGCGATTCTTGGATATTTCTCTGAGGATAAAACAGGGAAAATGGTGTAG
- a CDS encoding phosphate--AMP phosphotransferase has product MSKQQPIFELRDEDELSLELIEAQYALKNSRDKKNAKSVLVLVSGIELAGKGEAVKQLREWLDPRYLRVKADAPQLLSNNQTFWQSYTRFIPAEGQIVVMFGNWYSDLLTTAMHVSKPLDENLFDAYVEQMRAFEHDLQNNHVHIVKVWFDLSWKSLQKRLDQIDASEQRWHKLHGLDWRNKKQYDTLQGLSQRFTDDWYIVDGEDEKLRDQCFAQYLLQTLQELPEHQTKVTQKWQQAAIPKALLEPEKASLEKQDYKDELSKLTKKVADTLRYDERKVVIAFEGMDAAGKGGAIKRIVKKLDPREYEIHTIAAPERYELRRPYLWRFWSKLNDGGKITIFDRTWYGRVLVERIEGFASTVEWQRAYNEINRFEENLVDSQTVIVKIWLAISKDEQALRFKEREQTPHKRFKITEEDWRNRDKWDDYLNAAADMFKRTNTDYAPWYVIATDDKYSARIEVLKAILKQLKAD; this is encoded by the coding sequence ATGAGTAAACAACAGCCAATATTTGAATTACGTGATGAAGATGAACTTTCTTTAGAGCTGATTGAAGCACAATACGCCTTAAAAAATAGCCGTGATAAGAAAAATGCCAAAAGTGTGTTGGTTTTAGTCAGTGGAATTGAACTCGCAGGAAAGGGGGAAGCGGTTAAACAATTACGAGAATGGTTAGATCCTCGCTATTTACGTGTTAAAGCAGATGCACCACAGTTATTGTCAAATAATCAAACTTTTTGGCAGTCCTATACCCGTTTTATTCCTGCAGAAGGGCAAATCGTGGTAATGTTTGGTAACTGGTATAGCGATCTTTTAACCACCGCGATGCATGTGTCCAAACCTTTGGATGAAAACCTGTTTGATGCTTATGTTGAGCAAATGCGGGCATTTGAACATGACTTGCAAAATAATCACGTTCATATCGTCAAAGTTTGGTTTGATTTATCGTGGAAATCGCTACAAAAACGTTTGGATCAGATTGATGCATCTGAGCAGCGTTGGCATAAGTTACATGGTTTAGATTGGCGTAACAAAAAACAGTACGATACTTTGCAAGGCTTGAGTCAGCGCTTTACCGATGACTGGTATATTGTCGATGGTGAAGATGAAAAGTTACGTGATCAATGCTTTGCGCAGTATTTACTACAGACTTTACAAGAGCTGCCTGAGCATCAAACCAAAGTCACACAGAAATGGCAACAAGCTGCGATACCAAAAGCGTTACTTGAACCTGAAAAAGCCAGTTTAGAAAAACAAGATTATAAAGATGAGCTGAGTAAGCTGACCAAGAAAGTGGCCGATACTTTACGCTACGATGAACGGAAAGTAGTGATTGCCTTTGAAGGGATGGATGCGGCAGGTAAAGGCGGTGCGATTAAGCGAATCGTGAAAAAACTCGATCCGAGAGAATATGAAATTCATACTATTGCAGCGCCTGAGCGCTATGAGTTACGCCGTCCTTATTTGTGGCGTTTCTGGAGCAAATTGAATGACGGTGGCAAGATCACCATATTTGACCGTACTTGGTATGGTCGAGTATTGGTTGAGCGGATTGAAGGTTTTGCTTCTACGGTTGAGTGGCAACGTGCTTATAATGAAATTAATCGTTTTGAAGAAAACCTGGTAGATAGCCAAACGGTGATTGTTAAAATCTGGCTGGCAATTAGTAAGGATGAGCAAGCACTACGCTTTAAAGAACGTGAACAAACACCACATAAACGTTTTAAGATTACTGAAGAAGATTGGCGTAACCGCGATAAATGGGATGACTATCTCAATGCGGCAGCAGATATGTTTAAACGAACCAATACTGACTATGCGCCGTGGTATGTGATTGCGACGGATGATAAGTATTCCGCACGAATTGAAGTATTAAAAGCGATTCTAAAACAACTCAAGGCGGATTAA
- the ubiE gene encoding bifunctional demethylmenaquinone methyltransferase/2-methoxy-6-polyprenyl-1,4-benzoquinol methylase UbiE yields MSNENQQPTPEVEQNPSSDKVSPFLNTPLPQGTPQGQQQPIQQGAAQTSTGSIPKYNLPRGANTGNVGATTHFGYQTVSSDDKAQKVAEVFHSVASKYDIMNDLMSFGIHRIWKRFAINMSGVRRGQHVLDIAGGTGDLAKVFSREVGPQGHVVLSDINESMLNVGRDRLIDAGCTNVDFVLANAETLEPFADNSFDLVTISFGLRNVTDKDAALQAMYRVLKPGGRLLILEFSKPVFEPFSKLYDLYSFTALPIMGKLVANDSESYKYLAESIRMHPDQRTLKGMMENAGFQSCDYHNLTGGIVAVHRGFKL; encoded by the coding sequence ATGTCTAACGAAAACCAACAGCCTACCCCAGAAGTTGAGCAAAACCCAAGTTCAGACAAAGTCAGCCCTTTCTTAAACACGCCCCTTCCACAAGGCACGCCACAAGGTCAGCAGCAGCCGATCCAACAAGGTGCAGCGCAGACCTCAACAGGTTCAATCCCAAAATATAACTTACCCCGCGGTGCCAATACTGGCAACGTCGGTGCAACGACACACTTTGGTTACCAAACCGTAAGTAGTGATGATAAAGCACAAAAAGTTGCAGAAGTTTTCCATTCGGTTGCCAGCAAATACGACATCATGAATGACTTGATGTCATTTGGTATCCATCGTATTTGGAAACGTTTTGCCATTAATATGTCAGGTGTTCGTCGTGGCCAACATGTGCTTGATATTGCGGGTGGTACAGGTGATTTGGCAAAAGTATTTAGCCGTGAAGTAGGCCCACAAGGTCATGTCGTTTTGTCAGACATCAACGAATCAATGTTAAATGTCGGCCGTGATCGTCTGATTGATGCAGGCTGTACTAACGTTGATTTCGTACTTGCCAATGCTGAAACGTTAGAACCATTTGCAGATAATAGTTTTGATTTAGTGACCATCAGCTTTGGCTTACGTAATGTGACCGATAAAGATGCTGCGTTACAAGCGATGTATCGTGTACTTAAACCAGGTGGTCGCTTATTGATTCTTGAGTTTTCTAAGCCAGTGTTTGAGCCTTTCTCAAAACTATATGATCTTTACTCATTCACCGCATTACCAATCATGGGTAAACTGGTTGCTAATGATTCTGAAAGCTATAAATATCTTGCTGAATCGATTCGTATGCATCCAGACCAACGTACCCTTAAAGGGATGATGGAAAATGCAGGTTTCCAAAGCTGTGATTACCATAACTTAACGGGTGGTATTGTTGCTGTTCACCGTGGATTCAAACTTTAA
- a CDS encoding MFS transporter, which yields MQNSQSPSRVRSIFNVTSGNFLEQYDFFLFGLYAQAIGETFFHSDSSYAALMKTFLVFAVSFLMRPIGALVLGPYVDRIGRRRGLMVTLSIMAFGSLIIAFTPSYASIGFAATVLIFVGRLAQGFSAGVELGGVSVYLAEIAEPHNRGFITSWQSASQQVAVIFAAILGYIVSVVFTKAQVDAWAWRIPFFVGCAIIPFIFWLRKSLVETEAFASRKEHPTTRQILSTLAANWKIVLAGVCMVATTTTMFYFITVYTPTYSKEVLNLTRSESLIATIMVGLSNFILLPIGGHLSDKFGRKPLLVATTILIFISAYPLLTWLTHTISLSHMLMVLLWFSLLYSFYNGALVVSLAEMMPSSVRIAGFSVAYSFATSIFGGLTPMIATFLVQTSGNKSMPAFWLMFAAITSLIATLIIFRQQRSYNAQLANNN from the coding sequence GTGCAAAATAGCCAATCCCCTTCTCGGGTCCGTTCAATTTTTAACGTGACCAGCGGGAACTTCCTTGAACAATACGACTTCTTTCTGTTCGGACTCTATGCACAAGCCATAGGTGAAACCTTTTTTCATTCAGACAGTAGCTATGCCGCACTGATGAAAACCTTTCTGGTGTTTGCCGTCAGTTTTCTCATGCGTCCAATCGGTGCACTGGTGCTTGGCCCTTATGTCGATCGTATTGGTCGTCGTCGTGGTCTGATGGTGACCTTGAGCATCATGGCTTTCGGTTCATTAATCATCGCTTTCACCCCCAGTTATGCCAGTATCGGCTTTGCCGCGACTGTGCTTATTTTCGTTGGTCGCCTAGCTCAAGGCTTCTCCGCAGGAGTTGAGTTAGGAGGTGTTTCGGTTTATTTAGCTGAGATTGCGGAACCACATAACCGCGGTTTTATTACCAGTTGGCAATCGGCAAGTCAGCAAGTTGCCGTCATTTTTGCAGCCATTTTAGGTTATATCGTCAGTGTGGTGTTCACTAAAGCGCAGGTGGATGCTTGGGCTTGGCGCATTCCATTCTTTGTCGGCTGTGCCATCATTCCCTTTATTTTTTGGTTGCGTAAATCCTTAGTTGAAACAGAAGCTTTCGCTTCTAGAAAAGAACATCCAACGACACGACAGATTCTTAGCACCTTAGCTGCAAACTGGAAAATTGTGTTGGCAGGTGTATGTATGGTGGCAACCACCACTACCATGTTCTACTTCATTACGGTCTATACCCCAACCTATAGTAAAGAGGTTTTGAATTTAACGCGTAGCGAAAGTTTAATTGCTACAATTATGGTAGGGCTGAGTAATTTTATCTTATTGCCGATCGGTGGGCATCTCTCCGATAAATTTGGCCGTAAGCCCTTATTAGTCGCGACCACGATACTCATCTTTATTAGTGCTTATCCATTACTGACTTGGCTCACCCATACCATTAGCCTGTCACATATGTTGATGGTGTTATTGTGGTTCTCATTGTTATATAGCTTCTATAATGGTGCATTGGTGGTTTCATTGGCTGAAATGATGCCAAGCTCGGTTCGCATTGCTGGTTTCTCAGTTGCCTATAGTTTTGCCACTTCGATTTTTGGTGGGCTGACCCCAATGATTGCCACTTTTCTGGTGCAAACATCAGGCAATAAAAGCATGCCCGCCTTTTGGCTGATGTTTGCCGCGATCACCAGTTTGATTGCCACTTTAATCATTTTCCGCCAACAGCGTAGCTATAACGCACAACTGGCCAATAACAATTAA
- a CDS encoding exodeoxyribonuclease V subunit gamma: MGIHVIQSQRLDVLLQGVMASITQPSSSPFQVFKTQHFIVPSPAQEQWLTQKIAEQQGMTANYQFHQRIRGFQWYAYQQVLENKEQVRKANIPRLILKWRIHQALQPFIQPEQNTVANEHPLYSIVQRIYDSADQLQQGTEKQLKKQSMLYWIAEQVSQLFSNYMIYRGHCQRACQGNCTCAGNWLSAWGQNRTLDIEQLISKTDQQTSAFSLQQTEQLEAWQRWLWQHYFHDDFVEIQRIDADFWQHLESEKTRQQALAQLPNQVIVFTILDLPPSQLQFLRRLGQYLDVVILHYNPSQEYWADSVDPLWKKRYDLGVKERYIAKHPNASDTEIAAFFDSFSLGFNALNRESRHPLLTRLGKQARDHFSLLSQLATGEEGKWVDAFVEQFPETLLGKVQSDIFYLAEPQSQQYELAPEDESIQIHVCHSSVRQLEVLKEQLVHWLSQADATPRRPSDVLILTPNLAELEPLIRSVFPAVANEHEVFLPVKIAGVAQLDALNAWRAVLGRLQLTQGRFSQDDFADWLNLAATQQRYGLDYTQVQRILALLNEAGFKRGLDAEHLKQSLSAEDQDYRYSFKFALDRLALGIAVPAHVMVQDILSYASVQPSDFELIGILIQIYQELSARRDWLVVHEQGQRLPVEVWLQRIKQDVQEFEQTDVVALKAVREIIQKQERMLTLANYYGDADTQLGQISLPLPYIVEEIQRTLESQSAQVEPTGQITFSQIGQIRPIPYRLIVLLNLDTGKFPNRDSHIPFDLMDVLRQQLGDRSRLEDDQGAFLDAILLAQEQVWLFYNGFDINDGEVREPSSVLQGFREHLALIVKPTLSKSLPEGDTSFEESFPLSEADLAGLDALQVPAQLYPLYHLHRLQPFDPLGFVSDRPVRFQDQWFKVASQIQQTKGDRQAWVNTTVAIEQNEMTILDSQQWIQDVSFPARLYLKTLGVENLTATELVDQSEPLLLDGLGKYAIRHFLQQHDEKLSPSVLQDQLPVGKVQHSAWQQSRLEQQRLLERLQYYAPVPTETTQRIWRVSKQLQIACVTPKQLTQDWVSLDASSARAKRFAKVWLEYLLWLTVLNSDTATDKRRIVVFSDQTVICEGLSSQQAKHYLDAWLQLWQDAQQQPVVLPAALVLKPLEKGKQYEWIELDSTQVLTEESQKQVLKDWNDTGDFSGFDMTQNEACKLHRDWQFILQEQDTTALLQYACNHYSYALYQPIFEFLRVE; this comes from the coding sequence ATGGGTATTCATGTTATTCAAAGTCAACGCCTTGACGTATTATTGCAAGGTGTGATGGCATCAATCACTCAGCCGAGTAGCTCGCCCTTTCAGGTATTTAAAACCCAGCATTTTATTGTCCCGAGTCCAGCACAAGAACAATGGCTGACCCAAAAAATTGCAGAACAACAAGGCATGACTGCGAATTACCAATTCCATCAGCGCATTCGCGGTTTTCAATGGTATGCCTACCAGCAAGTTTTGGAAAATAAGGAGCAAGTCCGTAAAGCCAATATTCCACGCTTGATTTTAAAGTGGCGTATTCATCAAGCGTTACAGCCTTTCATTCAACCTGAACAGAATACTGTTGCGAATGAGCACCCCTTATATTCGATTGTGCAACGGATTTATGACAGCGCAGACCAATTACAACAAGGCACAGAAAAACAGCTTAAAAAGCAGAGCATGTTGTATTGGATCGCTGAGCAGGTTTCGCAACTTTTCAGCAACTATATGATTTACCGTGGTCACTGTCAGCGCGCCTGTCAAGGCAATTGTACATGTGCAGGTAACTGGCTATCGGCTTGGGGACAAAATCGTACTTTAGATATTGAACAACTGATTTCTAAAACAGACCAGCAAACCTCGGCATTTAGCTTACAGCAAACTGAACAGTTGGAAGCTTGGCAACGTTGGTTATGGCAACATTATTTCCATGATGATTTTGTCGAAATACAACGTATTGATGCTGACTTTTGGCAACATTTAGAGAGTGAAAAAACACGTCAGCAGGCCTTGGCCCAATTACCTAATCAGGTAATTGTATTTACGATTTTAGACTTACCGCCGAGTCAGCTGCAATTTTTACGTCGTTTAGGACAGTATCTAGATGTGGTGATTTTGCACTATAACCCATCGCAAGAATATTGGGCTGACAGTGTCGATCCACTCTGGAAAAAGCGTTATGACTTGGGGGTGAAAGAGCGATACATCGCCAAACATCCCAATGCCAGCGATACAGAGATTGCGGCATTCTTTGACAGTTTCAGTTTAGGTTTTAATGCTTTAAATCGTGAATCTCGACATCCTTTACTGACACGTCTAGGTAAACAGGCGCGGGATCATTTTTCCTTATTGTCACAACTGGCAACGGGAGAAGAGGGAAAGTGGGTCGATGCCTTTGTAGAGCAGTTTCCCGAAACGTTACTTGGAAAGGTCCAATCTGATATTTTCTACTTAGCTGAACCTCAATCTCAGCAATATGAACTTGCACCTGAGGATGAGTCAATTCAGATTCATGTTTGCCACTCTAGTGTGCGACAGCTTGAAGTATTAAAAGAGCAGTTGGTACATTGGTTGTCTCAAGCAGATGCTACACCGCGTCGCCCAAGTGATGTGCTGATTTTGACCCCGAATTTAGCTGAACTGGAACCTTTGATTCGAAGTGTTTTTCCAGCTGTGGCAAATGAACATGAGGTTTTTCTGCCAGTTAAAATTGCAGGGGTGGCACAGCTAGATGCCTTAAATGCTTGGCGTGCAGTACTTGGACGTTTGCAATTGACCCAAGGACGATTCAGTCAAGATGATTTTGCAGATTGGCTCAATCTTGCTGCAACTCAACAACGCTATGGGCTGGATTACACACAGGTACAGCGGATTTTAGCATTACTGAATGAGGCTGGTTTTAAGCGTGGTTTAGATGCTGAACATTTAAAACAGAGTCTCAGCGCTGAGGACCAAGACTACCGCTATAGTTTTAAATTTGCCTTAGATCGTTTGGCGCTCGGCATTGCCGTGCCAGCCCATGTGATGGTGCAGGACATTTTAAGTTATGCCTCAGTTCAACCGAGTGATTTTGAACTGATCGGGATTTTGATTCAGATTTATCAGGAGCTGTCTGCACGGCGTGACTGGTTGGTAGTACATGAGCAAGGACAGCGTTTGCCAGTTGAAGTCTGGTTGCAACGAATTAAACAGGATGTGCAAGAGTTCGAACAAACTGACGTTGTTGCATTAAAAGCTGTACGAGAAATTATTCAAAAACAAGAACGTATGCTGACCTTAGCCAACTATTATGGCGATGCTGATACGCAGTTAGGGCAAATATCTTTGCCTTTACCTTATATTGTTGAGGAAATTCAACGCACACTAGAAAGCCAGTCTGCACAAGTTGAACCCACGGGACAAATCACTTTTAGTCAGATTGGTCAAATTCGCCCGATTCCGTATCGCCTCATTGTGTTATTGAATTTAGATACGGGTAAATTCCCGAATCGGGACAGCCATATCCCCTTTGATTTGATGGATGTGTTACGGCAGCAATTAGGTGATCGTTCTCGTTTGGAAGATGATCAGGGGGCATTTTTAGATGCAATCTTGTTGGCGCAAGAGCAGGTTTGGCTGTTTTATAATGGCTTTGATATCAATGATGGTGAGGTTAGAGAGCCATCCAGTGTGTTGCAAGGGTTCCGCGAGCATTTGGCTTTGATTGTAAAGCCAACCCTCTCTAAATCTCTCCCTGAAGGAGATACTTCATTTGAAGAAAGTTTTCCTTTATCAGAAGCCGATTTAGCCGGGTTGGATGCTTTGCAAGTCCCAGCACAGCTTTATCCGCTATATCACTTACATCGTCTACAACCTTTTGATCCACTTGGTTTTGTTTCAGATCGCCCTGTGCGCTTTCAAGACCAATGGTTTAAGGTCGCCTCACAGATTCAGCAAACCAAAGGTGATCGACAAGCATGGGTTAATACGACAGTTGCTATTGAACAGAATGAAATGACCATTTTGGATAGTCAGCAATGGATTCAAGATGTCAGTTTCCCAGCACGATTGTATTTAAAAACTTTAGGGGTCGAAAATTTAACAGCCACTGAATTGGTCGATCAATCCGAACCTTTATTGCTGGATGGTTTGGGTAAATATGCAATTCGTCATTTTTTACAACAGCATGATGAAAAGCTCTCTCCAAGTGTCTTGCAGGACCAGTTACCCGTTGGAAAAGTCCAGCACAGTGCATGGCAGCAGAGTCGCTTAGAGCAACAACGACTGTTAGAGCGTCTGCAGTACTATGCACCAGTACCAACTGAAACTACACAACGTATTTGGCGTGTGTCTAAGCAGCTACAAATTGCTTGTGTGACACCGAAGCAACTCACACAAGACTGGGTCAGTCTTGATGCTTCCAGTGCGCGTGCGAAACGCTTTGCCAAAGTCTGGTTGGAATATCTGCTTTGGCTGACGGTATTGAATAGTGATACTGCCACGGATAAGCGGCGTATTGTGGTGTTTAGTGATCAGACCGTGATTTGTGAAGGACTAAGTTCTCAACAAGCGAAACACTATTTAGATGCATGGTTACAGCTTTGGCAAGATGCACAACAGCAACCTGTAGTCTTGCCTGCTGCCTTAGTGTTAAAGCCTTTAGAAAAGGGCAAGCAATATGAGTGGATTGAGTTGGATTCAACTCAGGTGTTAACTGAAGAGAGTCAAAAGCAAGTATTGAAGGACTGGAATGATACGGGTGATTTCTCTGGCTTTGACATGACTCAAAATGAGGCCTGCAAATTGCATCGAGATTGGCAGTTTATTTTGCAGGAGCAAGATACAACAGCTTTATTGCAGTATGCCTGCAACCATTACTCTTATGCCTTATATCAACCGATTTTTGAATTTTTACGGGTGGAGTAA